Proteins from a genomic interval of Gossypium hirsutum isolate 1008001.06 chromosome A09, Gossypium_hirsutum_v2.1, whole genome shotgun sequence:
- the LOC107890342 gene encoding subtilisin-like protease SBT4.15: MILSFASCLLCLATANFVQGSIENERKPYIVYMGEVPEYGVRISVMDEHDKLLSKAIGDENIVRESKIHSYGKSINAFAARLLPDEAKRLSDEDGVVSVFESSKRKLLTTRSWDFLGMPESSNRNAIVEGKIIVGLLDTGIWSGSPSFNDTGYGPPPAKWKGKCDKGANFTGCNNKVIGARYYHIDNYGPNPDEPTPVDTDGHGTHTASTAAGIAVKNSSLYGIAKGTARGGVPSARIAMYKVCWSDGCSDMDVLAAFDDAIVDGVDVISLSLGGASRDFFNDSVAIGAFHAMRKGILTSCAGGNDGPMLTTVENVAPWILTVAASSIDRQFTSLIKLGNGMMTSGNGINTFSMKTKMYLFTNGAHATNVSGNYYGNVSACDTGTLGENKVKGKIVYCLGNSGQDYTIRMLDGAGTIMAVDEPTDYYFLTLIPATIVLRNKTGDRLDRYINSTKNPQAVIYKTRTVHMKAPFVASFSSRGPQLTNFNILKPDITAPGLNILAAYTKLNTVTDETIDQRYSAFNFMSGTSMACPHASAAAAYVKSFHPDWSPAAIKSALMTTATPMKIKDKYGELSSGSGQINPARAVHAGLIYDISESSYISFLCKEGFNSTTIDLLIRGKQKYNCSSFKPELGFDGLNYPSMHIQLNSTESRISAVFYRIVTYVGFRNTKFTAKVTSPKELSITVIPETLKFTRKHQKKSFRVSVKGSSMKNGTDILSATLDWRSNKGHSVKSPIVIFKQQP; encoded by the exons ATGATTCTATCTTTTGCTTCTTGCCTTTTATGTCTTGCAACAGCTAACTTTGTCCAGGGATCAATAGAAAATGAACGAAAG CCATATATCGTATACATGGGTGAAGTACCTGAATATGGAGTCAGGATTTCGGTCATGGATGAACATGATAAGCTGCTTTCGAAGGCAATTGGAGA TGAGAATATAGTAAGAGAATCCAAAATACATAGCTATGGAAAGAGCATCAATGCTTTTGCAGCAAGGCTTTTGCCAGATGAAGCAAAGAGATTATCAG ATGAAGATGGTGTAGTGTCAGTATTTGAAAGCTCAAAGCGCAAACTTCTTACAACAAGATCATGGGATTTTCTAGGAATGCCTGAAAGTTCTAACAGGAATGCCATTGTTGAAGGCAAAATCATAGTTGGTTTATTGGACACTG GTATTTGGTCAGGATCTCCTAGTTTTAATGATACGGGTTATGGACCTCCACCAGCTAAATGGAAGGGTAAATGTGACAAAGGGGCCAACTTTACTGGTTGCAACAA TAAAGTCATTGGTGCAAGATACTATCATATAGACAACTACGGTCCTAATCCCGATGAGCCGACACCTGTTGATACCGACGGCCATGGCACCCATACAGCCTCCACTGCTGCTGGCATAGCTGTAAAGAACTCCAGCCTATATGGCATAGCCAAAGGAACGGCTCGAGGTGGCGTGCCATCCGCCCGTATAGCCATGTACAAAGTTTGCTGGAGCGATGGGTGTAGCGATATGGATGTTCTGGCTGCATTTGATGATGCCATCGTCGATGGAGTAGACGTGATATCCCTTTCCTTAGGCGGTGCCTCCAGGGATTTTTTCAATGATTCTGTCGCTATAGGAGCTTTCCATGCGATGAGGAAAGGGATCTTAACATCCTGTGCCGGAGGAAACGACGGCCCAATGCTCACAACTGTTGAAAATGTTGCACCATGGATCTTAACCGTCGCTGCTAGCAGTATTGATAGGCAATTCACCTCGCTTATTAAGCTCGGCAATGGAATGATGACTTCT GGCAATGGAATCAACACATTTTCGATGAAAACCAAGATGTACCTTTTCACGAACGGAGCCCATGCAACCAATGTTTCTGGAAATTACTACGGAAATGTCAG TGCATGCGATACCGGAACACTGGGCGAGAACAAGGTGAAAGGAAAGATCGTGTATTGCCTAGGGAATTCAGGACAAGATTATACGATCAGAATGCTGGACGGGGCAGGAACCATAATGGCAGTTGATGAACCAACAGACTATTACTTCCTCACTCTTATACCTGCAACCATTGTGCTTCGTAACAAGACCGGCGATAGGCTTGATCGATATATAAACTCTACCAA GAACCCTCAAGCTGTCATATATAAGACTAGAACTGTTCACATGAAAGCTCCCTTTGTAGCATCTTTCTCATCTAGAGGGCCTCAACTAACAAACTTCAACATTCTCAAG CCCGACATTACTGCTCCAGGATTAAACATATTGGCTGCCTACACAAAACTGAACACTGTAACTGACGAAACAATTGACCAACGCTATTCGGCGTTTAACTTTATGTCCGGCACATCAATGGCTTGCCCTCATGCTTCAGCTGCTGCAGCATATGTCAAGTCATTCCATCCAGACTGGTCGCCTGCTGCAATCAAGTCTGCTCTCATGACTACTG CAACACCCATGAAAATCAAAGACAAATATGGGGAGCTAAGCTCAGGATCGGGTCAGATAAATCCAGCTAGAGCTGTACACGCTGGGCTCATCTATGACATTAGCGAAAGTTCTTATATAAGTTTCCTTTGCAAAGAAGGGTTCAATAGCACCACCATTGACCTACTCATTCGAGGCAAGCAAAAATATAACTGCTCAAGCTTTAAACCTGAATTAGGGTTTGACGGGCTCAATTATCCATCCATGCACATCCAACTGAACAGTACCGAATCGAGAATTTCAGCAGTGTTTTACAGGATTGTGACTTATGTTGGATTCCGGAATACCAAGTTCACGGCAAAAGTGACATCTCCCAAGGAACTTTCCATCACAGTTATCCCGGAAACATTGAAATTTACTAGGAAACATCAGAAGAAATCTTTCAGAGTTTCGGTGAAGGGCAGTTCAATGAAGAATGGGACAGATATCCTATCAGCTACGCTTGATTGGAGGAGTAACAAAGGGCACAGTGTTAAAAGCCCTATTGTTATCTTTAAACAACAGCCATAG